The following are encoded together in the Fusarium keratoplasticum isolate Fu6.1 chromosome 1, whole genome shotgun sequence genome:
- a CDS encoding Mitochondrial import inner membrane translocase subunit TIM10 translates to MSFLGMGRPQPTSEQKIAAVESEMRMMADTYNRLQNSCQKKCIPNDYREGELNKGESVCLDRCTAKFLDTSMKVSEIMQQQGQALGGQQGGGMF, encoded by the exons ATGAGCTTCCTCGGAATGGGTCGTCCTCAGCCTACCTCGGAGCAAAAGATTGCTGCCGTGGAGAGCGAGATGCGCATGATGGCCGACACCTACAACCG TCTCCAGAACTCGTGCCAGAAGAAGTGCATCCCCAACGACTACCGCGAGGGcgagctcaacaagggcGAGTCCGTCTGCCTCGACCGCTGCACCGCAAAGTTCCTCGACACGTCGATGAAGGTCAGCGAGATTatgcagcagcagggccAGGCCCTCGGCGGCCAACAGGGCGGCGGCATGTTTTAA
- a CDS encoding Aldedh domain-containing protein yields the protein MSNGSATETYTVPLLINGKDQTSEHAFDIISPSNSKVIHRYYSADVKHADAAVDAAAEAFKTWRKATPYQRRDVLLKAAEIIEKRRDELREYSMGETGSDAAWADFDISTAIQHIKEVAGRVGTIQGSIPRLADPDTHALVLQEPYGVVLAISPWNAPFILGSRAVIFPIAAGNTVVFKGSELSPRTLWAIGDVFREAGLPEGVLNVIFHERANAASVTSALIKNPHVKKINFTGSTPVGQIVGKLAGENLKPVVLELGGKAPSIVWEDADLDLAAFQNALGSFMNSGQICMSTERILVHKNVLAEFEKKLSASIEQIFSSKGDAPTLVSTAGVERNKALVKDAVSKGATLVHGNLDVEETSKYRMRPIVIRDVTAEMDIYQSESFGPTVSLIAIETEEEAIKLANDTEYGLSSSVFTTDLGRGLRIAREIETGAVHINNMTVHDESALPHGGAKASGHGRFGGSFGLEEWTRSKTITFKN from the exons atgtcgaaCGGATCGGCTACAGAGACATATACTgtccctctcctcatcaatgGCAAGGACCAGACCTCTGAGCATGCCTTTGATATCATCTCGCCCTCAAATAGCAAGGTCATTCATCGTTACTATAGTGCCGACGTCAAGCATGCCGACGCCGCAGTAGAtgctgccgccgaggctTTCAAGACATGGCGAAAGGCCACTCCCTATCAGAGACGTGATGTGCTTCTCAAGGCTGCAGAAATCATCGAGAAGCGGCGTGACGAGTTGCGCGAGTACTCAATGGGAGAGACTGGCAGTGATGCTGCCTGGGCCGACTTTGACATCAGCACTGCTATCCAACATATCAAGGAGGTCGCTGGTCGCGTGGGCACAATACAGGGTTCAATTCCTAGGTTGGCCGACCCTGACACCCACGCCCTCGTTCTCCAGGAACCTTATGGCGTTGTCTTGGCTATCTCTCCATG GAACGCTCCTTTCATCCTGGGTTCAAGAGCCGTCATCTTCCCCATTGCTGCTGGAAATACTGTTGTGTTCAAGGGCAGCGAGCTTTCGCCCCGGACCTTGTGGGCGATTGGCGATGTCTTTAGGGAGGCAGGTCTGCCAGAGGGTGTGCTGAACGTCATCTTCCACGAGCGAGCCAATGCCGCCTCTGTGACTTCAGCATTGATCAAGAACCCACAtgtgaagaagatcaacttTACAGGAAGCACTCCTGTTGGCCAGATCGTTGGCAAGCTGGCGGGTGAAAACCTGAAGCCCGTTGTGTTGGAGTTGGGTGGCAAAGCCCCATCCATTGTGTGGGAAGATGCGgatctcgatctcgccgCTTTCCAAAATGCACTTGGGTCTTTTATGAATTCGGGTCAGATCTGCATGTCGACTGAAAGAATCTTGGTGCACAAGAACGTCCTGGCAGAGTTTGAGAAGAAGCTTTCTGCCTCTATCGAGCAaatcttctcctccaagggCGATGCGCCCACCCTCGTCAGCACCGCGGGAGTCGAAAGAAATAAGGCCCTAGTCAAGGACGCCGTCTCCAAGGGTGCCACTCTGGTTCACGGAAATCTGGACGTTGAGGAGACCAGCAAGTACCGTATGAGGCCCATCGTTATCCGCGATGTCACGGCAGAGATGGACATCTACCAGTCCGAGTCATTCGGTCCCACCGTGTCTCTGATCGCCATcgagactgaggaggaggcgatCAAGCTCGCCAATGACACCGAGTACggcttgtcgtcgtcggtctTCACCACCGATCTCGGGAGGGGTCTTCGCATTGCACGGGAGATTGAGACTGGAGCAGtccacatcaacaacatgacGGTTCATGACGAGAGTGCTCTCCCTCACGGAGGAGCCAAGGCTAGTGGACATGGCCGCTTTGGTGGATCGTTTGGTCTCGAGGAGTGGACGAGGTCCAAGACCATTACCTTTAAGAACTAG
- a CDS encoding Zn(2)-C6 fungal-type domain-containing protein has product MDGPSIMAAGGAASMSPTSPVSSRHGHGNSNGANKRKRSSMAGLESSPGSNLDDHDADHEKKRQPGVKRACNECRQQKLRCDVVQEPFQSCSRCNRLKLECKIESNFKRIGKRSKHAEMEKEIDRLRRNIARAKSQGFVPDDDDNVNSPITPSNPTYTHTHTRNPSLMGSDEAVSSLLHLKRGGNYNVPRYTHELENVQLTEENVNNLFNEFFAFYHPFLPFLNPQQAPDLYYQQHPLLFWSIVSVAARRFSPTNVPNLLNNLSGPLTRFLWSTIGEVPSNYYVVKGMCLLCTWPLPTSTTSSDPTHILCGVMMKTATGIGLHRPNHIQDFSRVSVELNKEQLSDRVTTWAVCNIVAQSVGTGYGQPASTLYDWTLALRPGDDSAFQLSRELEARLQIERFCDKVSKEMYSNASDPRGVAGDEHRAMLMRVYRRDYAELHASILSQELGPIINLHLRAGALHMRLAGFFDSSKTPGYMDDLMGLWRATTSFLDDVLEIDKVTSPRETMGGTILLHCSNYIGQMMVAAGFALLKLMRSFFAKTIDFQRGRTLFHQTIRAIRATSVVNNDLQWRLAELMVQMWNGARLDNNQQSFNSNDDSPIQMDDSLQLKVRCRHSMSLVFDSVWRWREDFQAMGRGTIDVAAKQPTNPDSANESSASSTHMDSTLVPSHTLPPSSLLNTNTNGSLTPGATGLSAASSAQNSMMGMAAYDNTNYDFFDPQHWMLDGLLDFNYSFVPPLEGA; this is encoded by the exons ATGGACGGCccgtccatcatggccgccgGTGGGGCGGCGTCCATGAGCCCGACCAGCCCAGTCAGCTCCCgccatggtcatggcaaCAGCAACGGCGCCAACAAGCGCAAGAGGAGCAGcatggctgggctggagagCAGTCCTGGTAGTAATCTCGACGACCATGATGCTGAtcacgagaagaagcgccaGCCCGGCGTGAAGCGCGCCTGCAACGAATGTCGTCAGCAGAAG TTGCGCTGTGATGTCGTGCAGGAGCCCTTCCAAAGTTGTTCCAGGTGTAACcgcctcaagctcgagtgCAAGATCGAGTCCAACTTCAAGCGCATCGGCAAACGCTCCAAGCacgccgagatggagaaggagattgatcGCCTCCGCCGCAACATCGCCCGCGCAAAGTCTCAGGGCTTTGTCcccgatgacgacgacaacgtcAACTCCCCCATCACACCGAGCAATCCGACGTACACTCATACCCACACTCGGAATCCGTCTCTGATGGGCTCTGATGAGGCCGTATCGTCTCTGCTACACCTCAAGCGGGGAGGAAACTACAACGTGCCTCGATATACTCACGAGCTGGAGAACGTTCAATTGACCGAAGAGAAtgtcaacaacctcttcaacgAATTTTTCGCCTTCTATCATCCTTTCCTGCCCTTCCTCAATCCACAGCAGGCTCCCGACCTCTACTATCAGCAACATCCGCTGCTCTTCTGGTCTATCGTCTCGGTTGCAGCCCGACGCTTCAGTCCGACAAACGTGCCCAATCTGCTCAACAATCTCTCGGGACCCCTGACACGATTCCTGTGGTCGACGATTGGGGAGGTACCAAGCAACTACTATGTGGTCAAGGGTATGTGTCTGTTGTGTACCTGGCCACTGCCAACAAGTACGACATCGTCCGACCCAACACACATTCTGTGCGGtgtcatgatgaagacggcgaCCGGAATAGGACTTCACCGGCCCAACCACATTCAAGACTTCTCCAGAGTGTCAGTGGAGTTGAATAAGGAGCAACTGAGCGACCGTGTGACAACATGGGCCGTTTGTAACATTGTTGCGCAGTCGGTCGGAACGGGATACGGCCAACCAGCATCGACACTCTACGACTGGACCTTGGCGCTGAGGCCGGGAGATGACAGTGCCTTCCAACTCTCACGGGAGCTCGAAGCCAGACTGCAGATTGAGAGGTTCTGCGACAAGGTCTCCAAGGAGATGTATAGTAATGCAAGCGATCCGCGGGGTGTTGCCGGCGATGAGCACCGTGCTATGCTCATGCGCGTCTATCGCCGGGACTACGCAGAGTTGCACGCCTCGATCCTGTCTCAGGAGCTGGGAcccatcatcaacctgcATTTGAGGGCCGGAGCTCTTCATATGCGTCTGGCGGGCTTCTTCGATTCTAGCAAGACACCGGGCTACATGGACGATCTGATGGGTCTCTGGCGAGCCACAACCAGCTTCCTCGATGATGTCTTGGAGATTGACAAGGTGACGAGCCCCAGAGAGACGATGGGGGGTACGATTCTTCTTCACTGCAGCAACTACATCGGACAGATGATGGTTGCGGCGGGCTTTGcgcttctcaagctcatgAGGTCGTTCTTTGCAAAGACTATTGATTTCCAGCGCGGACGAACCTTGTTTCACCAGACGATCCGAGCAATCCGAGCAACCAGCGTGGTCAACAACGATCTACAATGGCGGCTGGCAGAGCTGATGGTGCAGATGTGGAACGGAGCTCGACTAGACAACAACCAGCAGTCGTTCAACAGCAACGACGACTCCCCGATCCAGATGGACGACAGCCTCCAGCTCAAGGTGCGATGCCGGCACAGCATGAGTCTGGTGTTTGACTCTGTCTGGCGGTGGAGGGAAGACTTCCAGGCAATGGGGCGAGGTACTATCGATG TAGCAGCCAAGCAACCGACAAATCCAGATTCGGCTAATGAGTCTTCAGCATCTTCGACACACATGGACAGCACCTTGGTACCGTCACACACGCTTCCCCCCTCGAGCctgctcaacaccaacaccaacggGTCCCTTACGCCTGGGGCGACTGGGCTGTCGGCGGCGTCATCGGCCCAGAACAGCATGATGGGCATGGCGGCGTacgacaacaccaactaCGACTTCTTCGACCCCCAGCACTGGATGTTGGATGGTCTCCTTGACTTTAACTACTCGTTCGTCCCTCCCCTGGAAGGCGCATAG